The Triticum dicoccoides isolate Atlit2015 ecotype Zavitan chromosome 6A, WEW_v2.0, whole genome shotgun sequence genome has a window encoding:
- the LOC119314802 gene encoding protein Rf1, mitochondrial-like has translation MSVSTSSRRLMVQAQAASGGERRRRRRRRRPLLLRDSGQVEAMSRRMVRRVLERNIEERYRAEHIGTEDALHLFDELLQVAGPSSTRAINCLLYVVGLDCPALGVSLFNRVARAKVPPHNVTYSILVGCCCDAGRLDLGFTAIGNIIKLGFAAEAMFSFSHLLRGVCAENKTSYAMDIALRRMPEFNCTPNVFSYSILLKGLCVEKRSQEALELIHMMVDAGGSCQPNVVSYSTVVDGLLKEGEVNKAYSLLSEMLHQGISPNVVTYSSIISGMCKVQAMDKAEEVLQQMFDTGILPNITTYNSLIHGYYSSGQCEEVARFFKKMSRNGVQLDIATYTIQMDYLCKSRRFAEARTIFDSMAGKDQKPNVTSYSILLHVYAMEQSFHDMHCLIELMVENGIAPNHSVYNILIVAYAKGKMFDEVMHIVTKMRQQGLNPNAASYGTVINLLCSIGRMDDAMLQFNQMITEELAPDIIVFNTLISGFCSCGKWEKVHELLAEMLNRGIYPDNVFFNTIMDHLCKNGRVMESQDLADLMIHMGLKPDVHTYNTLMGGYFFIGKMDEVRKLLDHMVSIGMEPDVVTYNTLIDGYFKNGMIDDALAIFSEMLDKKVKPCVITYNSAAWIISYWKDCCCK, from the exons ATGTCGGTTTCGACCAGTTCGCGCCGCTTGATG GTTCAGGCGCAGGCTGCATCAGGcggtgagcggcggcggcggcggcggcggcggcgtcctctcCTGTTGCGAGATTCAGGCCAGGTGGAGGCTATGAGCCGCCGCATGGTCCGACGCGTCTTGGAGCGGAACATCGAGGAGCGGTACCGCGCGGAGCACATTGGCACCGAGGACGCACTCCACCTGTTCGACGAATTGCTCCAGGTTGCCGGGCCCTCCTCGACCCGCGCCATCAACTGCCTCCTCTACGTCGTCGGCCTTGACTGCCCTGCTCTCGGCGTCTCCCTCTTCAACCGGGTCGCAAGAGCCAAGGTGCCCCCACACAATGTCACCTACAGCATCCTCGTCGGTTGCTGCTGCGACGCAGGCCGGTTAGACCTCGGTTTCACCGCCATCGGCAACATCATTAAGCTGGGTTTTGCGGCTGAAGCCATGTTCAGTTTCAGCCACCTACTCAGGGGCGTCTGCGCGGAGAACAAGACCAGCTATGCAATGGACATCGCACTCCGGCGAATGCCCGAGTTTAACTGCACACCGAATGTTTTCTCCTATAGCATTCTTCTCAAAGGTCTCTGTGTTGAGAAGAGAAGTCAAGAGGCTCTTGAGCTTATTCACATGATGGTTGATGCTGGAGGTAGCTGCCAGCCTAATGTGGTGTCCTATAGCACTGTAGTTGATGGCCTGTTGAAAGAGGGTGAGGTGAACAAAGCTTACAGCCTACTTTCTGAAATGCTACATCAGGGGATTTCACCGAATGTTGTGACGTATAGCTCAATCATCTCTGGCATGTGCAAGGTTCAAGCAATGGATAAGGCCGAGGAGGTCCTTCAACAGATGTTTGATACAGGTATTCTGCCAAATATTACTACATATAATAGTCTGATACACGGATATTATTCATCAGGACAGTGCGAAGAGGTGGCTCGTTTTTTCAAGAAAATGTCTAGGAATGGTGTTCAGCTAGATATTGCAACTTACACCATACAGATGGATTATCTTTGCAAGAGTAGAAGATTTGCGGAAGCTAGAACTATTTTTGATTCTATGGCCGGTAAGGACCAAAAACCGAATGTTACTAGCTACAGTATTCTGCTTCATGTGTATGCTATGGAACAGTCATTCCATGATATGCATTGTCTCATTGAATTGATGGTAGAAAATggtattgcaccaaatcattctgtgtaCAACATACTGATAGTTGCATATGCTAAGGGGAAAATGTTTGATGAGGTAATGCATATAGTTACAAAAATGCGGCAGCAAGGATTGAACCCAAATGCTGCGAGCTATGGAACAGTAATAAACTTACTTTGCAGTATTGGCCGAATGGATGATGCTATGTTGCAATTCAATCAAATGATAACTGAAGAATTAGCTCCTGATATCATAGTTTTCAACACTCTTATAAGTGGTTTTTGTTCTTGTGGAAAATGGGAGAAGGTTCATGAACTACTTGCTGAAATGTTGAATCGTGGCATCTATCCCGACAACGTGTTCTTCAACACAATTATGGATCACCTTTGCAAAAATGGAAGGGTTATGGAATCCCAAGATCTCGCTGACCTGATGATACACATGGGTTTGAAGCCTGACGTGCATACTTATAACACACTGATGGGTGGATACTTTTTCATTGGTAagatggatgaagtgaggaagttactTGACCATATGGTCTCAATTGGCATGGAACCAGATGTTGTCACCTATAACACACTGATTGATGGTTACTTTAAGAATGGAATGATAGATGATGCGTTAGCTATTTTCAGTGAAATGCTGGACAAAAAAGTTAAGCCTTGTGTTATCACTTATAACAGTGCTGCATGGATTATTTCATACTGGAAGGACTGTTGCTGCAAATGA
- the LOC119314801 gene encoding disease resistance protein RGA5-like isoform X2 gives MEMEAAPVSAVTGALKPVIGKLATLMGDEYKRLEMARGEEIKSLAYELSAMDAALLDMSGEEDPHAQDKAWMNEARELSYDMEDSIDDFMRTIHDEDVKPDHDLFMEKMKDLLGKMKARRRTGDGFKEQINRVSNRNGRYGTRGTFSNNVHATVDPAAIAMFELLTKQDGPKAEVIKLLTQDEADCEPLLAEVDCGHESLLAEEEGGCGSPLAEDEDVSELPLVEEEDGCESPLTDKDLCESLQVEEVEEDDCESPKVEEEEEECESLKVEEEDVCEPAPAKEDECESPQAEGEAPCELKTRKQPKLVAIVGAGGTALANKVYEELRVKDFDYWPFISMSPNPDMTSTLTALLLELTGELKKEASVQQLITDINESLLDKRYLIVLDGICQKETWDVIKHAFPMTSCGIIITTSPCEDIAELCRSWFNGHIYHIRPLGMVHSRPLFHQRLFNSDDDCHPHLEEVSDKILEKCDDLPLAILATSGLLANTERTEHLWNHMADSIGCALETSDTVERMMKILSLCYFDLHPRLKTCLLYLGMFPKGTTIKMNDLIWKWTAEGFFHGEQINAAHELGERCFNELLNRSLIQPVKIDQYGKVKSCQVHDTVMDYIISKSVEDNFVTVVGVPCPTIDQTQMKVRRFSLQATEEGYSFPGINLVLSHARSLKVFGLLWTIPSLDEFKHLRVVDFGGFSNLGDDHLANIGRLFQLRYLNLSWTRVCELPEEIGHLSCLEMLDLTATGVSKLPSSIVNLEKLVHLLIGEFVKFPEGGIGKMQALETLKQVRAFKQPIQFLQDFGKLQNLWKLNIDLTNDQEDTEDTKECMKAIASSLYELGTHNLRSLTIWNCDYSLLMEEWCPTPVGLQKLTTWRSTFPRVPDWMGSLVNLQQLRFDLERVRYEDLCILGGLPALLTLSLVGKEMSEGKLIVSGEMGFPMLRDFTYGMYPGLGIKMMFEAGSMPKLEKLRIDFTPATNEYLFSTGGLTGSGPFDFGIENLPSSLTTVVCELPLSGFFSISRVNDPRIRIQEHHQQEAVA, from the exons ATGGAGATGGAGGCCGCTCCGGTGAGCGCGGTGACGGGAGCCCTCAAACCCGTCATagggaagctggccacgctgatgggCGACGAGTACAAGCGCCTCGAGATGGCGCGCGGCGAGGAGATCAAATCCCTCGCCTACGAGCTCTCCGCCATGGACGCGGCTCTGCTGGACATGTCGGGGGAGGAGGACCCTCATGCGCAGGACAAGGCGTGGATGAACGAGGCGCGGGAGCTCTCCTATGACATGGAAGACTCCATCGACGACTTCATGCGAACGATCCACGACGAGGATGTGAAGCCGGACCACGACCTGTTCATGGAGAAGATGAAGGATTTGCTGGGGAAGATGAAGGCCCGTCGTCGGACCGGCGATGGTTTCAAGGAACAGATCAACAGGGTGAGCAACAGAAATGGAAGGTATGGGACCCGTGGGACATTCTCCAACAATGTCCATGCAACTGTTGACCCTGCAGCTATTGCCATGTTTGAGCTCTTGACGAAGCAAGATGGGCCCAAAGCTGAGGTGATTAAGTTGCTCACTCAAGATGAGGCTGACTGTGAGCCGCTGCTGGCTGAAGTGGATTGTGGACATGAGTCATTGCTGGCTGAAGAGGAGGGCGGGTgtgggtccccgctggctgaagacGAGGACGTATCTGAGTTGCCATTGGTTGAAGAGGAGGATGGATGTGAGTCACCGCTCACTGACAAGGACTTATGTGAGTCTCTGCAGgtggaagaagtagaagaagacgaCTGTGAGTCGCCCAaggtggaagaggaagaagaagagtgtgaGTCGCTGAAGGTGGAAGAGGAGGATGTATGTGAGCCAGCGCCTGCTAAAGAAGACGAGTGTGAGTCGCCACAGGCAGAAGGGGAGGCCCCATGTGAGTTGAAAACACGAAAACAACCCAAGCTGGTCGCCATTGTTGGAGCCGGAGGAACAGCTCTTGCGAACAAGGTGTATGAAGAGCTCAGAGTAAAAGATTTTGACTACTGGCCTTTTATATCAATGTCGCCAAATCCAGACATGACAAGTACCTTGACAGCACTTCTCCTTGAACTTACCGGTGAATTAAAAAAAGAAGCGAGCGTGCAACAACTGATTACCGATATCAATGAATCGCTACTAGACAAAAG ATACTTAATTGTCCTTGACGGTATATGCCAGAAAGAAACATGGGATGTCATTAAGCATGCATTCCCCATGACAAGCTGTGGCATAATAATCACCACTAGCCCGTGTGAAGATATCGCCGAATTATGCCGGTCATGGTTCAATGGGCATATTTACCATATAAGACCTCTTGGTATGGTACATTCAAGACCGCTATTTCACCAAAGATTATTCAACTCTGATGACGACTGCCATCCACACCTTGAAGAAGTTTCTGATAAAATATTGGAAAAATGTGATGACTTACCTTTGGCAATCTTAGCTACATCTGGTTTGTTGGCTAACACAGAAAGAACAGAGCATCTATGGAATCACATGGCAGATTCAATTGGGTGTGCACTTGAAACAAGTGATACTGttgaaaggatgatgaagattttgtcaCTTTGTTATTTTGATCTTCATCCTCGTCTAAAAACCTGTCTCTTATACCTCGGTATGTTCCCAAAAGGAACAACTATTAAGATGAATGACCTGATATGGAAATGGACTGCTGAAGGATTCTTTCATGGAGAACAAATAAATGCAGCACATGAGTTAGGAGAGAGGTGTTTTAATGAGCTCCTGAATAGGAGTTTGATCCAGCCTGTGAAGATAGACCAGTATGGTAAGGTTAAAAGCTGTCAAGTTCATGACACAGTTATGGACTACATCATATCCAAGTCTGTCGAAGATAACTTTGTTACTGTCGTTGGTGTTCCATGTCCAACTATTGATCAGACACAAATGAAAGTTCGTCGATTCTCTCTTCAAGCTACAGAAGAAGGCTATTCTTTTCCAGGGATTAACTTGGTATTGTCTCATGCCCGATCACTTAAAGTATTTGGATTACTGTGGACAATCCCTTCTCTAGATGAGTTCAAGCATTTGCGTGTTGTGGACTTTGGAGGTTTCAGTAACTTGGGAGACGACCATCTTGCAAATATTGGGAGGTTATTCCAGCTGAGGTACCTGAACCTCTCTTGGACAAGAGTATGTGAGCTCCCAGAAGAAATAGGACATCTATCTTGCTTAGAGATGTTGGACCTAACAGCCACAGGGGTATCCAAGTTACCATCATCTATAGTTAATCTAGAAAAATTGGTTCATCTATTAATCGGCGAGTTTGTTAAATTTCCGGAAGGAGGAATTGGGAAGATGCAAGCACTAGAGACGTTGAAACAAGTCAGAGCCTTTAAGCAGCCAATTCAATTTCTTCAAGATTTTGGCAAGCTACAGAATCTGTGGAAGCTGAATATCGATCTTACCAATGATCAAGAGGACACTGAAGATACAAAGGAGTGCATGAAAGCTATTGCATCTTCTCTCTATGAACTAGGCACACACAATCTTCGTTCTTTAACTATCTGGAACTGTGATTACAGCTTATTGATGGAAGAATGGTGCCCCACTCCGGTTGGCCTCCAAAAACTTACGACCTGGCGGTCAACCTTTCCACGGGTTCCGGATTGGATGGGTTCCCTCGTCAACCTTCAGCAATTACGGTTTGACCTGGAGAGAGTCAGGTATGAAGATCTCTGCATCCTCGGAGGCTTACCTGCTCTGCTCACTCTGAGCCTAGTAGGAAAAGAAATGTCTGAAGGGAAGCTCATTGTTAGTGGTGAAATGGGATTCCCAATGTTGAGGGATTTCACTTACGGCATGTACCCTGGGTTGGGGATAAAGATGATGTTTGAAGCAGGATCCATGCCCAAGCTAGAAAAGCTCAGGATTGATTTCACCCCAGCAACGAATGAATATCTCTTCAGTACCGGTGGTCTAACTGGTAGTGGTCCTTTTGATTTCGGAATCGAGAACCTCCCCAGCAGTCTCACGACCGTCGTATGTGAAT TGCCACTCTCCGGATTCTTCAGTATCAGTAGAGTGAACGATCCAAGAATCAGGATTCAGGAACATCACCAACAAGAGGCTGTAGCTTAA
- the LOC119314801 gene encoding disease resistance protein RGA5-like isoform X1, with the protein MEMEAAPVSAVTGALKPVIGKLATLMGDEYKRLEMARGEEIKSLAYELSAMDAALLDMSGEEDPHAQDKAWMNEARELSYDMEDSIDDFMRTIHDEDVKPDHDLFMEKMKDLLGKMKARRRTGDGFKEQINRVSNRNGRYGTRGTFSNNVHATVDPAAIAMFELLTKQDGPKAEVIKLLTQDEADCEPLLAEVDCGHESLLAEEEGGCGSPLAEDEDVSELPLVEEEDGCESPLTDKDLCESLQVEEVEEDDCESPKVEEEEEECESLKVEEEDVCEPAPAKEDECESPQAEGEAPCELKTRKQPKLVAIVGAGGTALANKVYEELRVKDFDYWPFISMSPNPDMTSTLTALLLELTGELKKEASVQQLITDINESLLDKRYLIVLDGICQKETWDVIKHAFPMTSCGIIITTSPCEDIAELCRSWFNGHIYHIRPLGMVHSRPLFHQRLFNSDDDCHPHLEEVSDKILEKCDDLPLAILATSGLLANTERTEHLWNHMADSIGCALETSDTVERMMKILSLCYFDLHPRLKTCLLYLGMFPKGTTIKMNDLIWKWTAEGFFHGEQINAAHELGERCFNELLNRSLIQPVKIDQYGKVKSCQVHDTVMDYIISKSVEDNFVTVVGVPCPTIDQTQMKVRRFSLQATEEGYSFPGINLVLSHARSLKVFGLLWTIPSLDEFKHLRVVDFGGFSNLGDDHLANIGRLFQLRYLNLSWTRVCELPEEIGHLSCLEMLDLTATGVSKLPSSIVNLEKLVHLLIGEFVKFPEGGIGKMQALETLKQVRAFKQPIQFLQDFGKLQNLWKLNIDLTNDQEDTEDTKECMKAIASSLYELGTHNLRSLTIWNCDYSLLMEEWCPTPVGLQKLTTWRSTFPRVPDWMGSLVNLQQLRFDLERVRYEDLCILGGLPALLTLSLVGKEMSEGKLIVSGEMGFPMLRDFTYGMYPGLGIKMMFEAGSMPKLEKLRIDFTPATNEYLFSTGGLTGSGPFDFGIENLPSSLTTVVCECKSFDGDCTLEATRAALERAVSTHPSRPALDFNIY; encoded by the exons ATGGAGATGGAGGCCGCTCCGGTGAGCGCGGTGACGGGAGCCCTCAAACCCGTCATagggaagctggccacgctgatgggCGACGAGTACAAGCGCCTCGAGATGGCGCGCGGCGAGGAGATCAAATCCCTCGCCTACGAGCTCTCCGCCATGGACGCGGCTCTGCTGGACATGTCGGGGGAGGAGGACCCTCATGCGCAGGACAAGGCGTGGATGAACGAGGCGCGGGAGCTCTCCTATGACATGGAAGACTCCATCGACGACTTCATGCGAACGATCCACGACGAGGATGTGAAGCCGGACCACGACCTGTTCATGGAGAAGATGAAGGATTTGCTGGGGAAGATGAAGGCCCGTCGTCGGACCGGCGATGGTTTCAAGGAACAGATCAACAGGGTGAGCAACAGAAATGGAAGGTATGGGACCCGTGGGACATTCTCCAACAATGTCCATGCAACTGTTGACCCTGCAGCTATTGCCATGTTTGAGCTCTTGACGAAGCAAGATGGGCCCAAAGCTGAGGTGATTAAGTTGCTCACTCAAGATGAGGCTGACTGTGAGCCGCTGCTGGCTGAAGTGGATTGTGGACATGAGTCATTGCTGGCTGAAGAGGAGGGCGGGTgtgggtccccgctggctgaagacGAGGACGTATCTGAGTTGCCATTGGTTGAAGAGGAGGATGGATGTGAGTCACCGCTCACTGACAAGGACTTATGTGAGTCTCTGCAGgtggaagaagtagaagaagacgaCTGTGAGTCGCCCAaggtggaagaggaagaagaagagtgtgaGTCGCTGAAGGTGGAAGAGGAGGATGTATGTGAGCCAGCGCCTGCTAAAGAAGACGAGTGTGAGTCGCCACAGGCAGAAGGGGAGGCCCCATGTGAGTTGAAAACACGAAAACAACCCAAGCTGGTCGCCATTGTTGGAGCCGGAGGAACAGCTCTTGCGAACAAGGTGTATGAAGAGCTCAGAGTAAAAGATTTTGACTACTGGCCTTTTATATCAATGTCGCCAAATCCAGACATGACAAGTACCTTGACAGCACTTCTCCTTGAACTTACCGGTGAATTAAAAAAAGAAGCGAGCGTGCAACAACTGATTACCGATATCAATGAATCGCTACTAGACAAAAG ATACTTAATTGTCCTTGACGGTATATGCCAGAAAGAAACATGGGATGTCATTAAGCATGCATTCCCCATGACAAGCTGTGGCATAATAATCACCACTAGCCCGTGTGAAGATATCGCCGAATTATGCCGGTCATGGTTCAATGGGCATATTTACCATATAAGACCTCTTGGTATGGTACATTCAAGACCGCTATTTCACCAAAGATTATTCAACTCTGATGACGACTGCCATCCACACCTTGAAGAAGTTTCTGATAAAATATTGGAAAAATGTGATGACTTACCTTTGGCAATCTTAGCTACATCTGGTTTGTTGGCTAACACAGAAAGAACAGAGCATCTATGGAATCACATGGCAGATTCAATTGGGTGTGCACTTGAAACAAGTGATACTGttgaaaggatgatgaagattttgtcaCTTTGTTATTTTGATCTTCATCCTCGTCTAAAAACCTGTCTCTTATACCTCGGTATGTTCCCAAAAGGAACAACTATTAAGATGAATGACCTGATATGGAAATGGACTGCTGAAGGATTCTTTCATGGAGAACAAATAAATGCAGCACATGAGTTAGGAGAGAGGTGTTTTAATGAGCTCCTGAATAGGAGTTTGATCCAGCCTGTGAAGATAGACCAGTATGGTAAGGTTAAAAGCTGTCAAGTTCATGACACAGTTATGGACTACATCATATCCAAGTCTGTCGAAGATAACTTTGTTACTGTCGTTGGTGTTCCATGTCCAACTATTGATCAGACACAAATGAAAGTTCGTCGATTCTCTCTTCAAGCTACAGAAGAAGGCTATTCTTTTCCAGGGATTAACTTGGTATTGTCTCATGCCCGATCACTTAAAGTATTTGGATTACTGTGGACAATCCCTTCTCTAGATGAGTTCAAGCATTTGCGTGTTGTGGACTTTGGAGGTTTCAGTAACTTGGGAGACGACCATCTTGCAAATATTGGGAGGTTATTCCAGCTGAGGTACCTGAACCTCTCTTGGACAAGAGTATGTGAGCTCCCAGAAGAAATAGGACATCTATCTTGCTTAGAGATGTTGGACCTAACAGCCACAGGGGTATCCAAGTTACCATCATCTATAGTTAATCTAGAAAAATTGGTTCATCTATTAATCGGCGAGTTTGTTAAATTTCCGGAAGGAGGAATTGGGAAGATGCAAGCACTAGAGACGTTGAAACAAGTCAGAGCCTTTAAGCAGCCAATTCAATTTCTTCAAGATTTTGGCAAGCTACAGAATCTGTGGAAGCTGAATATCGATCTTACCAATGATCAAGAGGACACTGAAGATACAAAGGAGTGCATGAAAGCTATTGCATCTTCTCTCTATGAACTAGGCACACACAATCTTCGTTCTTTAACTATCTGGAACTGTGATTACAGCTTATTGATGGAAGAATGGTGCCCCACTCCGGTTGGCCTCCAAAAACTTACGACCTGGCGGTCAACCTTTCCACGGGTTCCGGATTGGATGGGTTCCCTCGTCAACCTTCAGCAATTACGGTTTGACCTGGAGAGAGTCAGGTATGAAGATCTCTGCATCCTCGGAGGCTTACCTGCTCTGCTCACTCTGAGCCTAGTAGGAAAAGAAATGTCTGAAGGGAAGCTCATTGTTAGTGGTGAAATGGGATTCCCAATGTTGAGGGATTTCACTTACGGCATGTACCCTGGGTTGGGGATAAAGATGATGTTTGAAGCAGGATCCATGCCCAAGCTAGAAAAGCTCAGGATTGATTTCACCCCAGCAACGAATGAATATCTCTTCAGTACCGGTGGTCTAACTGGTAGTGGTCCTTTTGATTTCGGAATCGAGAACCTCCCCAGCAGTCTCACGACCGTCGTATGTGAATGTAAGTCATTTGATGGAGATTGCACTCTTGAAGCCACAAGGGCGGCCCTGGAGAGAGCAGTCAGCACACACCCCAGCCGCCCTGCTCTGGACTTCAACATCTACTAG